The following proteins come from a genomic window of Ignavibacteriales bacterium:
- the mrdA gene encoding penicillin-binding protein 2, with protein MNDNYFGSIFRRRIVFVIIIGFFAISSIQLFNMQILEQPSYSEKSDENSVKPIYQLAPRGIFFDRNHKVLVGNKPSFTLRITPSTYDKKLSPYLEAILGMSPGYIDRILKQNESYSKFLPRKIAKDVSFKVIAWYEENSSKLPGVDYVMETRRDYSFGVTGAHMFGYTKEIPLDIFQRRKGEYDIGDDIGFGGIEKTYEDYLRGEKGIKYMLVDSKQKTIGRYNAGNEDQATIKGDDLTLTIDKDAQQVAEEAFKDKRGAVVALDPTTGEVLAFVSAPQYNLEDFAKVTSNEVWRELNNNPERPMFNRASMSTFAPGSTFKMISAIAGLEEGIIDTNFQVHCSGGYQFGNRYFKCLHVHGTVNVETSIEKSCNTFYYTLVNKLGLDIWSIYAKKFGFGTKTKIDIPEESSGIVPSTEYYNRVYGKSGWTKGFVISLGIGQGELNVTPLQLAQYAALFANFGKSARPHFLKSYMDTQTNKQYDVKPQYYDIGISKKSFDIVRRAMYLVVNGAGTATNIKLPDIAIAGKTGTAQNPHGKDHAIFVGFAPYDNPKIAIAVIVENAGFGSIAAAPIARDIIKAYLQKGKKEEPKNLAALPLVKEANLEH; from the coding sequence ATGAACGATAATTATTTCGGTTCGATTTTTAGAAGAAGGATTGTGTTTGTTATTATTATAGGTTTTTTTGCCATCAGTTCTATTCAACTGTTTAATATGCAAATTCTTGAACAGCCGTCTTATTCTGAAAAATCCGATGAGAATAGCGTTAAACCAATCTATCAACTTGCACCACGCGGGATTTTTTTCGACCGAAATCATAAAGTACTCGTTGGGAATAAACCATCATTCACGCTCCGGATAACACCGTCAACATACGACAAAAAATTATCTCCGTATTTAGAAGCCATTTTAGGAATGAGTCCAGGGTACATCGACAGAATTCTTAAGCAGAATGAATCATATTCAAAATTTCTTCCCCGTAAAATTGCCAAAGACGTAAGTTTTAAAGTAATAGCATGGTATGAAGAAAATTCTTCTAAACTGCCCGGTGTTGATTATGTCATGGAAACTCGAAGAGATTATTCGTTTGGTGTTACCGGTGCGCATATGTTCGGATACACTAAAGAAATTCCTTTAGATATTTTTCAGCGCAGAAAAGGTGAATATGATATCGGTGATGATATTGGCTTTGGCGGAATCGAAAAAACATATGAAGATTATCTCCGCGGCGAAAAAGGGATTAAGTACATGCTTGTTGATTCAAAACAGAAAACTATCGGCAGGTATAATGCTGGCAATGAAGACCAAGCAACTATTAAGGGTGACGATTTAACTCTGACCATTGATAAAGATGCTCAGCAAGTTGCAGAAGAAGCATTTAAAGATAAACGTGGTGCCGTTGTTGCACTCGATCCTACAACGGGTGAGGTACTTGCATTCGTAAGTGCACCTCAGTACAATCTTGAGGATTTTGCGAAAGTTACTTCTAACGAAGTTTGGAGAGAACTGAATAACAATCCAGAGCGACCGATGTTTAACCGTGCGTCAATGTCTACATTTGCACCCGGATCAACATTTAAAATGATTTCTGCTATCGCCGGTTTAGAAGAAGGTATCATTGATACAAACTTTCAAGTCCATTGCAGCGGCGGTTATCAATTTGGCAACCGTTATTTCAAATGCCTGCATGTTCATGGAACCGTTAATGTTGAAACATCAATTGAAAAATCATGCAATACTTTTTACTATACACTGGTAAATAAATTAGGTTTGGATATATGGTCAATATATGCCAAGAAGTTCGGATTTGGTACTAAAACAAAAATTGACATTCCGGAAGAATCGTCAGGAATTGTTCCCTCGACGGAATATTACAATAGAGTTTACGGTAAGAGCGGCTGGACAAAAGGATTTGTAATAAGTTTAGGAATTGGTCAAGGAGAACTGAATGTTACACCGCTTCAACTTGCACAATATGCTGCTCTCTTTGCAAATTTTGGAAAATCTGCAAGACCGCATTTTCTTAAAAGTTATATGGATACTCAAACCAATAAACAGTACGATGTTAAACCGCAATACTATGATATTGGAATCAGTAAAAAATCGTTTGATATAGTTCGCCGGGCTATGTACTTGGTTGTTAATGGCGCCGGTACGGCAACAAATATAAAATTACCCGATATTGCTATTGCCGGTAAAACGGGTACCGCGCAAAATCCACATGGCAAAGACCATGCGATTTTTGTTGGCTTTGCACCGTATGATAATCCCAAAATTGCTATTGCGGTAATTGTGGAGAATGCAGGATTCGGAAGCATTGCAGCAGCACCTATTGCCAGAGATATAATCAAGGCATATCTTCAAAAAGGCAAAAAAGAAGAGCCAAAAAACTTAGCAGCGCTTCCGCTAGTGAAAGAGGCAAACCTTGAACATTAA
- the mreD gene encoding rod shape-determining protein MreD: MFNNILKPILIFIPLTLIQLTIIPMISIASIAPNLIFVLIAYYTLKNGQVYGTILGFFLGFFLDLFSGGLIGAFMFSFTISGFWVGYFYNENKIEFNTESFFFLFIIFLCGSLNAFIYATISNTNLSVNLFFVILEEGLLPGLYTSLFGLPIVIFAPKKGIL; encoded by the coding sequence ATGTTTAACAATATTTTAAAACCGATTTTAATTTTCATACCCTTGACACTAATTCAACTGACTATTATACCGATGATTTCGATAGCCAGTATTGCGCCGAATCTTATATTCGTACTAATTGCATACTACACTTTAAAAAACGGGCAAGTATACGGAACCATTCTTGGATTTTTTCTTGGATTCTTTCTTGACCTTTTTTCGGGTGGTTTGATCGGTGCGTTTATGTTTTCATTTACTATTTCTGGTTTTTGGGTCGGATATTTTTATAATGAAAATAAAATTGAGTTCAATACCGAATCGTTTTTCTTCTTATTTATTATTTTTCTTTGTGGAAGTTTAAACGCTTTTATATATGCGACGATTTCTAATACAAACCTAAGCGTAAATTTATTTTTCGTAATTCTTGAAGAAGGTTTATTACCCGGTTTATATACTTCGCTATTTGGATTGCCGATTGTTATTTTTGCCCCTAAGAAAGGGATCTTATGA
- the mreC gene encoding rod shape-determining protein MreC, with the protein MLKFLRRLAADYKEYILVIALSVISLTLLSKSEKPQAKHLKTFALGNFAILSEITNSLTSIFKRDVSLDELKMENAQLMLEVNRMRKLRTENEELRNMIAFRDTSSYPLIPAKVISKLVTKSQGNFIINRGSNDEIKKGMPVLSEKGLIGLIMDVAENFSVVRTLNNSNLNIAVTLQRTNVDGILSYDGMNLVIKDIPTTYDVQIGDRVETSDFSTLFPPSIPIGIVEKKESNVLGLLHIITITPFADIPAENDLFILKVLPSKQINNLEMNLLKQN; encoded by the coding sequence ATGCTAAAATTTTTAAGAAGACTAGCAGCCGACTACAAAGAATATATTCTGGTAATTGCTCTCTCCGTTATCAGTCTTACGCTTCTATCTAAAAGCGAAAAACCACAAGCAAAACATTTAAAAACTTTCGCGCTGGGTAATTTCGCTATCCTCAGTGAGATAACTAATTCTCTAACTTCAATCTTTAAAAGAGATGTTTCTCTTGATGAATTGAAAATGGAGAATGCTCAACTGATGCTGGAGGTTAACCGTATGAGAAAGTTACGAACCGAGAATGAAGAATTGCGCAATATGATTGCTTTCAGAGATACAAGCAGTTACCCATTAATTCCGGCAAAAGTAATTTCAAAGCTCGTAACCAAATCTCAAGGCAATTTTATCATCAATAGAGGTTCAAACGATGAGATCAAAAAGGGAATGCCTGTTTTAAGTGAAAAAGGTTTGATCGGGTTGATTATGGATGTTGCAGAAAATTTTTCTGTAGTTCGAACTCTGAATAATAGTAATCTGAACATTGCAGTTACTTTGCAAAGAACAAATGTTGACGGAATTTTGAGCTATGACGGAATGAATCTTGTCATCAAAGATATCCCGACAACCTACGATGTTCAAATTGGTGATAGAGTTGAAACTTCGGATTTTAGTACTTTATTCCCGCCGTCAATTCCTATTGGAATTGTTGAGAAAAAAGAATCAAATGTACTTGGGTTACTTCATATTATTACAATAACACCATTTGCCGATATTCCGGCAGAAAATGATTTATTCATTCTAAAAGTTTTACCAAGCAAACAAATAAATAATCTTGAAATGAATCTACTTAAGCAGAATTAA
- a CDS encoding rod shape-determining protein has translation MGFLDFFSTDVAIDLGTANTLIYIKGKGIVLNEPSIVAFDRNTKKIIELGNKAKEMQGREHREIRVTRPMRDGVIADFEIAEGMIRAFIKKVTPNNIASKRIVIAVPSGVTEVEKRAVRDAAEHAGAKEVHLIAEPMAAAIGIGIDVEAAVGNMVIDIGGGTTEIAVIALAGIVNEESIRIAGDEMNNAIMQFFKKNYNLLIGERTSESIKCEVGSAVPLKEEITLQVKGRDLVGGIPKTAEVSSVEIREALNENISQIVEAVKQTLERTPPELSADILDRGVMLTGGGALLKGLDERIRMETNLPVHVADDPLTAVVRGAGKCIENLNKYSKVFIRKRTY, from the coding sequence ATGGGTTTTCTTGATTTCTTTTCGACTGATGTAGCAATTGACCTGGGGACTGCCAACACCCTTATTTATATTAAAGGAAAAGGAATTGTCCTTAATGAACCCTCTATTGTAGCATTCGATAGAAATACAAAAAAAATAATTGAGCTTGGTAATAAAGCAAAAGAGATGCAGGGAAGAGAACATAGGGAAATTAGAGTTACAAGACCAATGCGAGACGGTGTAATTGCCGATTTTGAAATCGCTGAAGGAATGATTCGTGCATTTATTAAAAAAGTTACACCAAATAATATTGCAAGTAAAAGAATTGTAATTGCTGTACCAAGCGGTGTTACAGAAGTTGAAAAGAGAGCAGTACGAGATGCTGCCGAACATGCCGGTGCTAAGGAAGTGCATTTGATTGCCGAGCCAATGGCTGCCGCGATTGGAATAGGTATTGACGTTGAAGCAGCGGTAGGTAATATGGTGATTGATATCGGCGGCGGTACAACTGAAATTGCTGTTATTGCCCTAGCAGGAATTGTCAATGAAGAATCGATTAGAATTGCCGGCGATGAAATGAACAACGCAATTATGCAATTCTTCAAAAAGAATTATAACCTTTTGATTGGAGAACGTACAAGCGAATCAATCAAATGCGAAGTTGGAAGTGCAGTTCCGCTTAAAGAAGAAATCACTTTGCAGGTAAAAGGACGCGATCTTGTAGGAGGTATTCCTAAAACTGCCGAAGTGAGCTCAGTTGAAATCCGCGAAGCATTGAATGAAAATATCTCGCAAATTGTAGAAGCAGTTAAGCAAACTCTAGAAAGAACTCCGCCTGAACTTTCTGCAGATATTCTTGACCGCGGTGTTATGTTGACCGGCGGCGGAGCCTTATTAAAAGGACTTGACGAACGTATTAGAATGGAAACAAATCTGCCGGTTCATGTTGCCGATGATCCTTTGACTGCTGTTGTACGCGGTGCCGGTAAATGTATTGAAAATCTGAATAAGTATTCAAAGGTCTTCATTCGTAAAAGAACTTACTAA
- the purH gene encoding bifunctional phosphoribosylaminoimidazolecarboxamide formyltransferase/IMP cyclohydrolase: MKKFALISVSDKTAIIDFARDLNSLEYQILATGNTFKVLHENKIDCLEIKDFTGFPEIFDGRVKTLHPKIFGGILMRRDNAIDKKEAGENQISAIDIVCVNLYPFPNVVDRTDISLEEKIENIDIGGPSLIRASAKNFEFVSVLTDPSQYAGFITELKIGIVSNETRKKLAYAAFSYTSFYDTLIANYFEKEFEQPKTAIRINFKASFDLRYGENPHQKAYLFGDFENYFDILHGKELSYNNIVDLSAAIELVSDFDETACVIVKHTNPCGAAIGKNVLDAYERALSCDPVSAFGGIVAFNKEVDGATAEKMNEIFTEIIVAPAFSEKALELVKTKKNRRIVKIKKNADQNELLVKSIAGGLLVQEKDNSKIDETKFKLVTEKKYTEKEFDDLKFAWTICKHTKSNAIIYVKDKKAIGVGAGQMSRVDSTKIAASKAKQFGHDLKGAVAASDAFFPFADGILEIISNGITAVVQPGGSVRDNEVIAAANDKNISMIFTGIRNFKH, translated from the coding sequence GTGAAAAAATTTGCGTTAATAAGTGTTTCTGATAAAACCGCTATTATTGATTTTGCCCGCGACCTAAATTCTTTAGAATACCAGATCCTTGCGACCGGCAATACATTCAAAGTGCTTCATGAAAATAAAATTGATTGTCTAGAAATAAAAGATTTTACCGGATTTCCCGAAATCTTTGACGGGAGAGTTAAAACTCTTCATCCAAAAATTTTCGGCGGAATTTTAATGCGGAGAGATAACGCTATTGATAAAAAAGAAGCCGGTGAAAACCAGATTTCCGCAATTGATATCGTTTGTGTAAATCTTTATCCTTTCCCAAATGTTGTCGACAGAACTGATATTTCTCTCGAAGAAAAAATTGAAAATATAGATATCGGTGGTCCAAGCTTAATTAGAGCATCGGCAAAAAATTTCGAATTTGTTTCCGTATTAACCGATCCGTCGCAATATGCCGGATTCATTACGGAATTAAAAATTGGAATAGTAAGCAACGAGACTCGTAAAAAATTGGCTTATGCCGCATTTAGTTATACATCATTTTACGATACTTTGATTGCGAATTATTTTGAGAAAGAATTTGAACAGCCGAAGACCGCGATCCGCATCAATTTCAAAGCTTCGTTCGATCTGCGCTACGGCGAGAACCCTCACCAGAAGGCATATTTATTTGGCGATTTTGAAAATTATTTTGATATTCTTCACGGCAAAGAATTATCTTACAATAACATTGTAGACTTATCTGCAGCAATTGAGCTTGTGAGCGATTTTGATGAAACTGCTTGTGTTATTGTAAAACATACAAATCCATGCGGTGCTGCAATTGGGAAAAATGTTCTTGATGCATACGAACGCGCATTGTCTTGCGATCCGGTTTCGGCATTCGGCGGAATTGTTGCATTCAATAAAGAAGTTGATGGAGCAACTGCTGAAAAGATGAATGAAATATTTACAGAGATTATTGTTGCACCGGCTTTTTCAGAGAAAGCCCTTGAACTAGTGAAAACAAAGAAGAACCGACGAATAGTTAAGATCAAAAAAAATGCTGATCAAAATGAATTACTTGTTAAATCAATTGCCGGCGGTTTGCTTGTTCAGGAAAAAGATAATTCAAAGATTGATGAAACAAAATTCAAATTGGTTACTGAAAAAAAATATACAGAGAAAGAATTTGATGATTTAAAATTTGCTTGGACTATTTGCAAGCATACTAAATCGAATGCAATTATATATGTTAAGGATAAAAAAGCAATTGGAGTTGGAGCCGGACAAATGTCGCGTGTAGACTCTACAAAGATTGCCGCATCAAAAGCGAAACAATTTGGACATGATTTGAAGGGTGCTGTAGCGGCTTCGGATGCTTTTTTTCCGTTTGCAGATGGTATTCTTGAAATCATTTCAAACGGAATAACAGCAGTTGTACAGCCGGGCGGTTCTGTACGGGATAATGAAGTGATAGCCGCCGCTAACGACAAAAATATTTCAATGATATTTACGGGTATTAGAAATTTTAAACACTAA
- the purN gene encoding phosphoribosylglycinamide formyltransferase produces MFNIAVFASGRGSNFKSVFEKVPKEKIRICALVSDKKDCGAVEFATQNEIPVFLVSAKMQSGFFNYEELILQLKKIPVDLIVLAGFLKMIPENMIDEFEEKIINIHPALLPDFGGKGMYGMNVHKAVLKSGAKVSGATVHFVDKVYDHGNIIAQKSIDITGLNSPEEIAERVLQIEHELLPFVVEKFADHKIVINN; encoded by the coding sequence ATGTTTAATATCGCTGTCTTCGCTTCCGGCAGAGGATCTAATTTTAAATCTGTATTTGAAAAAGTTCCGAAAGAAAAAATTAGAATTTGTGCTCTTGTAAGCGATAAAAAAGATTGCGGTGCTGTTGAGTTTGCAACTCAAAATGAAATTCCGGTTTTTTTGGTTAGCGCTAAAATGCAGTCTGGATTTTTTAATTATGAAGAATTAATCCTTCAGCTTAAAAAGATTCCGGTCGATCTTATTGTTCTTGCGGGATTTCTTAAAATGATTCCCGAAAATATGATAGATGAATTTGAAGAAAAAATTATAAACATCCATCCTGCTCTTTTACCGGATTTCGGCGGTAAGGGGATGTATGGAATGAATGTTCACAAAGCGGTGCTCAAGTCTGGCGCTAAAGTTTCCGGTGCTACAGTTCATTTTGTAGATAAGGTTTATGACCACGGGAATATAATTGCTCAGAAAAGTATTGATATTACTGGATTAAATAGCCCTGAAGAAATTGCCGAACGTGTATTACAAATTGAACATGAGCTGTTACCCTTTGTTGTAGAAAAATTTGCCGATCATAAAATTGTTATAAATAATTGA
- a CDS encoding DUF3808 domain-containing protein yields MKPKYFLFVLLFTSASIFSQSQLQSLINQGMNQAYNMELSAAEKTFNKILELKPNSPLGYYYIAKIHFWIYLGSRDPGEYPIFIKFADLAQSKIEILLEKNPKDFQTKYIAGNLALYRAMAQSTNNSSVDAFWSSKKAVNYFEETLELNPKFYDAYLGLGLFDYAMSFVPDFMKWAVNLTGLSSDKARGFRYIKLAFRKGTLDKTEASFHLSKIYIDYLSEYDSAFMHLQNLISRYPSNTLFLYQYAISLIKDRQLDKAAEVLNRVIKLNNKKLTQITALAYFRKGEILFKKNQFRAAIKQYDKFLDSSRELDFTGLAALNTAICYKFLGNDLQFKQVLLQARGGNQDVFEDSYAKRKSEQYLSNGITPIELKLIRMKNYFDSGKDQLVYDSLKTASASIDGKENKAMALIYFAQAAQNQKKYSDVIHSTDQIENIKLSFDRWIEAMAKTLKAKTKYLTGSKEEAKDLLNDAEDENDFEFKDYIQSQIEWLRRRLDK; encoded by the coding sequence TTGAAACCAAAATATTTTTTATTCGTTCTCCTATTTACAAGCGCATCAATTTTCAGCCAGTCTCAATTGCAGTCTCTTATAAATCAAGGTATGAATCAAGCATACAATATGGAATTGAGTGCGGCAGAAAAAACATTTAATAAAATATTAGAATTGAAACCCAATTCTCCGCTCGGCTACTACTATATAGCGAAAATTCATTTTTGGATCTATCTCGGTTCCAGAGATCCGGGCGAGTATCCAATCTTTATTAAATTTGCAGACCTAGCCCAGTCAAAAATTGAGATTCTACTCGAGAAGAATCCAAAAGATTTTCAAACAAAATATATTGCCGGGAACCTTGCATTATATAGGGCTATGGCTCAATCTACAAATAATTCCTCGGTTGATGCGTTTTGGTCGAGTAAGAAAGCTGTGAACTATTTTGAAGAAACACTAGAGTTAAATCCCAAATTTTATGATGCTTATCTTGGATTAGGTTTGTTTGATTATGCAATGAGTTTTGTACCGGATTTTATGAAATGGGCAGTTAATCTAACCGGACTTTCATCTGACAAAGCACGAGGCTTCCGATACATCAAATTAGCTTTTAGAAAAGGAACTCTAGATAAAACTGAGGCATCATTTCATCTTTCCAAAATTTATATTGATTATCTCTCTGAGTACGATAGCGCATTCATGCATCTGCAAAATTTAATTTCCCGGTACCCGAGTAATACTTTATTCCTTTATCAATATGCGATCAGTCTTATAAAAGATAGACAGCTTGACAAAGCAGCGGAAGTATTGAATAGAGTAATCAAACTGAATAATAAAAAACTTACGCAGATTACGGCGCTTGCATATTTTAGAAAAGGAGAAATTCTTTTCAAGAAAAATCAATTTAGAGCCGCAATAAAACAATATGATAAATTTTTAGACTCGTCCCGGGAGCTTGATTTTACTGGTCTTGCTGCATTGAACACCGCAATCTGTTACAAATTTTTAGGCAACGACCTTCAGTTCAAACAAGTTCTTTTGCAAGCACGCGGCGGAAATCAGGATGTATTTGAAGACTCATATGCGAAACGCAAGAGTGAACAATATTTATCAAATGGCATTACACCTATCGAGTTAAAATTGATACGGATGAAAAACTATTTTGATTCCGGTAAAGATCAATTAGTTTATGATAGTTTGAAAACAGCGTCAGCTTCAATTGATGGTAAAGAAAACAAGGCGATGGCGTTAATATATTTTGCACAAGCCGCCCAAAACCAAAAAAAATATTCTGATGTTATTCATTCGACTGACCAAATAGAAAATATTAAATTGAGTTTCGATAGATGGATTGAGGCGATGGCTAAAACCTTAAAAGCTAAAACCAAATACTTAACAGGTTCCAAAGAGGAAGCCAAGGATCTATTAAATGATGCAGAAGACGAAAATGATTTTGAGTTCAAGGATTACATCCAATCGCAGATAGAGTGGCTTAGAAGAAGGTTAGATAAATAA
- a CDS encoding CTP synthase, translating to MPIKKKVKYIFVTGGVVSSLGKGITASSIGLLLKLRGYSVTIQKFDPYINVDPGTMNPFQHGEVYVTDDGSETDLDLGHYERFLDVDMSRSNNTTTGQVYYEVINKERRGDYLGATVQVIPHITDEIKKRMKVLGDSGKYDIIITEIGGTVGDIESLPFIEAMRQIMLEMGRKNVINLHVTLVPYISSAGEMKTKPTQHAVKNLLELGVQPNILVCRSEEKLSKEIREKIALFTNVKAEAVISAYDCATIYEVPLVLYDQNLDQIILNRLKLPELNIKLEDWRSFVDTIKNPSGTVKIAVAGKYTENKDSYKSIVEAFVHAGSENNVKVVADFISSEAIEDKGAAKFLKDYDGLLIPGGFGERGIEGKIEAIKYARENKIPFFGICLGMQCAVIEFARNVCGIKKANSAEFEKNAFNVIHIMPDQLKVTMKGATMRLGAYPCILKKNTKSYDAYRKPKISERHRHRYEVNNKFREILEKYGMIISGVSPDEKLVEMTELADHPWFVGCQFHPELKSRATKAHPLFREFVKAAVQYSQRKIQN from the coding sequence ATGCCTATCAAAAAAAAAGTAAAATACATCTTTGTAACCGGAGGAGTTGTTTCGTCCCTTGGTAAGGGTATAACTGCTTCTTCCATCGGGTTACTTTTAAAACTACGCGGTTATAGTGTCACCATCCAAAAGTTTGATCCTTACATCAACGTTGATCCCGGCACTATGAATCCTTTTCAGCATGGAGAAGTCTATGTAACTGATGACGGTTCTGAAACCGATTTAGACCTTGGTCATTACGAACGCTTTCTTGATGTTGACATGTCCCGCTCCAACAATACAACAACCGGGCAGGTTTATTACGAAGTAATTAATAAAGAGCGGAGGGGAGATTACCTTGGCGCAACTGTCCAAGTCATTCCGCACATTACAGATGAAATTAAAAAACGAATGAAAGTTCTTGGCGACAGCGGAAAGTATGATATTATCATTACCGAGATTGGCGGCACCGTCGGCGATATTGAGAGTCTTCCTTTTATTGAAGCTATGCGACAAATAATGCTGGAAATGGGTAGAAAGAATGTAATTAATCTTCACGTTACTCTTGTTCCTTATATAAGTTCTGCCGGAGAAATGAAAACCAAACCAACTCAGCATGCAGTAAAAAACTTGCTGGAACTAGGAGTTCAACCGAATATTTTGGTTTGCCGTTCTGAAGAAAAATTATCAAAAGAAATCCGCGAGAAGATCGCTCTTTTTACAAATGTTAAGGCAGAAGCTGTTATTTCTGCATACGATTGTGCTACAATCTATGAAGTACCTCTTGTTTTATATGATCAGAACCTGGATCAAATTATTTTGAATCGGCTTAAATTACCGGAGCTGAATATTAAACTTGAAGACTGGCGGAGTTTTGTAGATACGATTAAAAATCCTTCGGGAACTGTCAAAATTGCTGTTGCCGGAAAGTATACCGAAAATAAAGATTCATACAAGAGTATTGTTGAAGCGTTTGTACATGCTGGTTCAGAAAATAATGTTAAAGTTGTTGCCGATTTTATTAGTTCCGAAGCAATCGAAGATAAAGGTGCGGCAAAGTTTCTTAAAGATTACGATGGATTACTAATACCGGGCGGTTTCGGTGAGAGAGGAATAGAAGGTAAAATTGAAGCAATAAAATATGCCCGGGAAAATAAAATTCCATTTTTTGGAATTTGTTTAGGAATGCAATGTGCCGTAATAGAATTTGCACGCAATGTTTGCGGAATTAAAAAAGCTAACAGCGCGGAATTTGAAAAAAATGCTTTTAATGTTATTCATATAATGCCGGACCAGTTAAAGGTAACAATGAAAGGTGCAACGATGCGCTTAGGCGCTTATCCTTGTATATTGAAGAAAAATACAAAATCTTACGATGCATACCGCAAGCCTAAAATTTCCGAACGGCATCGTCATCGTTACGAAGTGAACAATAAGTTCAGAGAAATTTTGGAAAAGTATGGAATGATAATAAGCGGCGTATCACCCGATGAAAAATTAGTAGAGATGACTGAATTGGCAGATCACCCATGGTTTGTTGGATGTCAATTTCACCCGGAACTAAAATCTCGTGCAACAAAAGCTCATCCTCTTTTCAGAGAATTTGTAAAAGCTGCTGTCCAATACTCACAGAGGAAAATTCAAAATTGA
- a CDS encoding lytic transglycosylase domain-containing protein, translating into MIDKKKLFLIIAIPIAFTILISLVVFYYLKSEKASRQAPIIITENERRIYSPPIPEELDFCGERVPLEDFDVRERIDREFLVNTYWHSATLLYLKRANRWFPIIEPILKRNGIPDDFKYMSVAESGIINSVSPDGATGFWQLMEPAAKKYGLEINAEIDERFNIEKATQAACDYLKESYLKFGSWTLAAASYNMGLDGIEKQIARQKSKNYYNLFLNDETYRFVARIITLKEIFKDPNKYGFYFSDHDLYPQIETLDVKVNYPIKDLADFAKSNGINYKILKIFNPWLRDNFLKNKSRKSYYIKIPKAGEINIVPE; encoded by the coding sequence ATGATTGATAAGAAAAAACTATTTCTGATTATTGCAATTCCAATTGCTTTTACAATTTTGATCTCACTTGTTGTATTTTATTATTTGAAAAGTGAAAAAGCATCACGTCAGGCACCTATAATTATAACAGAGAATGAAAGAAGAATTTATTCTCCACCGATTCCGGAAGAATTGGACTTTTGCGGTGAACGGGTTCCGCTTGAAGATTTTGATGTTCGCGAACGCATTGATAGAGAATTCTTAGTAAATACCTACTGGCATTCGGCAACATTACTTTATTTAAAAAGAGCCAACAGATGGTTCCCAATAATCGAACCGATATTAAAACGGAATGGTATTCCAGATGACTTCAAATATATGTCGGTTGCAGAAAGCGGAATTATTAATTCAGTAAGTCCCGATGGTGCAACCGGTTTTTGGCAACTCATGGAACCTGCAGCAAAAAAATATGGTCTCGAAATAAATGCCGAGATTGATGAACGGTTTAACATTGAAAAAGCCACGCAGGCAGCATGTGATTATTTGAAAGAATCTTATTTGAAATTTGGCAGTTGGACATTGGCCGCAGCTTCTTATAATATGGGTTTAGATGGCATTGAAAAGCAGATTGCACGTCAAAAATCTAAAAATTATTACAACCTTTTCCTGAATGATGAGACGTACCGTTTTGTGGCAAGAATTATAACTCTTAAGGAAATCTTTAAGGATCCGAATAAATATGGTTTTTATTTCTCTGATCACGATCTCTATCCTCAAATTGAAACCCTTGATGTGAAGGTGAACTATCCGATAAAAGATTTAGCCGATTTTGCGAAGAGTAACGGAATTAACTACAAAATTTTAAAAATATTCAATCCATGGCTTAGGGATAACTTTCTGAAGAATAAATCCCGCAAATCTTATTATATCAAAATTCCAAAAGCAGGCGAAATTAACATAGTCCCTGAATAA